Genomic segment of Paenibacillus sp. FSL R5-0912:
GGCGTGCTGCTGGACCTTACCAGCTATGTAGAGAATAACCCTAATATCGATTTGAACAACATTTGGAAATATGGTGTAGATTTGTACCGCTACGACGGCACTATGGCCGGACAAGGCAATCTGTACGGAATGCCTAAAGATGTAGGCCCATTCGCACTCGGCTACAACAAAACGATGTTCGAAGCAGCAGGCATACCTCTGCCGGACAAAGACAAACCCTACACTTGGGATGAATTCATCAAAGTGGCCCAGCAGCTGACGACCGATAAAGACGGCGACGGCAAGCTGGATCAATTCGGCGCAGGCTTCAACGTGCAATGGGCATTGCCATCCTTCGTATGGAGCAACGGGGCTGACTGGATCGATGCTACCAAAACAAAAGTAACGATTGATGATCCGAAATTTATCGAAGCTCTGCAGTTCTTCACCGACATGCAGCTTAAATATGGTATTACGCCGTCCACAGAACAAGCGCAGACACTGGATACCTACCAGCGCTGGATGAAAGGCGAAATGGCCTTCTTCCCTGTAGGTCCTTGGGATATGAGTACTTACGAAACATTGCCATTTGATTATGATCTGATTCCTTATCCTGCAGGCTCCACTGGCAAATCCGCTACATGGACCGGATCACTTGGTATCGGTGCTTCCGCCAAGACCAAACATCCGGATGAAGCTGTAGAGCTGATCAACTATCTGACGGCTTCGAAGGAAGGTATGGAAGCGCTTGTTAAGGCTAAAGTACAAATTCCGAACCTGATTGATATGGCTACAGAATGGGCTGCAGATACAACAACAAAACCAGCCAACAAAGAAGAGTTCCTGCAGGTGGTTAACGAGTACGGAAGAGTGCTCCCAGGTCATTATACTTACAATGCTGAGTGGTATAACCTGTTCTACACCGATATCCAGCCGGTTCTTGACGGCAAGGTTACACCGGAAGAGTATGTGAAATCAGAACAGCCTAAGATGCAGAAGCTGCTTGATAAAGCAGTGGAGCAGGAAGCTAAATCCAAGAAATAAGCTGTACACCATAGTTATAAACCAGAATAAAAGTGATGCGGGGTCTCCTGTAACAGCGGACCAGCATCACTTTGTTCTGAACTATCTGAATTTGAGGTGATTGTAATGAGCGCTAAGTCAGGCCTCTACCGGAAGGAGAAAATCTACGGTTTTCTGTTTATTCTTCCTCCGCTGCTGGGACTACTCATCTTTACGCTGTATCCGATGATTTATTCGATCTATGGCTCATTTACGGATTGGGATGGACTTGGACAGATGAACGTAATCGGCCTGAGTAATTTCACCGATCTTTTGACAGATGAGCTGTTCCATAAGGCCGTATTCAATACACTCTTCATGATGCTTGGCATTCCAATCGGGATTACGCTGGCATTGCTGCTGGCGCTGGGCCTTAACCGGGGCGTGCCCGGCACTACAGCATTTCGGGTAATCTATTATGTTCCGGTCATCTCTTCACTGGCGGCAGTGTCCATTATGTGGAACTGGGCCTATAACGGTGACTATGGACTCGTGAACCAGTTCCTGGACCTGTTCGGCATTAGCGGCCCGAACTGGATGGCCAATAAATTCACCGTCAAGCCTGCGCTTATCATTATGGCGGTGTGGAAGGGACTCGGCTATACAATGCTGCTCTAT
This window contains:
- a CDS encoding ABC transporter substrate-binding protein; amino-acid sequence: MLKKKGWFTLLSLVLMVSVILTGCGGNNNASSGSNSGGEATANAGKNDSKETKNLTFMFRGGTDEQKAYEGVVKKFEADHPNVKVKIVVTAADQYATKLKASITGNSVPDVFYFESGDLKAYVNSGVLLDLTSYVENNPNIDLNNIWKYGVDLYRYDGTMAGQGNLYGMPKDVGPFALGYNKTMFEAAGIPLPDKDKPYTWDEFIKVAQQLTTDKDGDGKLDQFGAGFNVQWALPSFVWSNGADWIDATKTKVTIDDPKFIEALQFFTDMQLKYGITPSTEQAQTLDTYQRWMKGEMAFFPVGPWDMSTYETLPFDYDLIPYPAGSTGKSATWTGSLGIGASAKTKHPDEAVELINYLTASKEGMEALVKAKVQIPNLIDMATEWAADTTTKPANKEEFLQVVNEYGRVLPGHYTYNAEWYNLFYTDIQPVLDGKVTPEEYVKSEQPKMQKLLDKAVEQEAKSKK
- a CDS encoding carbohydrate ABC transporter permease, encoding MSAKSGLYRKEKIYGFLFILPPLLGLLIFTLYPMIYSIYGSFTDWDGLGQMNVIGLSNFTDLLTDELFHKAVFNTLFMMLGIPIGITLALLLALGLNRGVPGTTAFRVIYYVPVISSLAAVSIMWNWAYNGDYGLVNQFLDLFGISGPNWMANKFTVKPALIIMAVWKGLGYTMLLYLAALQSVSRSYYEAAELDGANGFQSFRHITWPMVRPVTFFIIVTNIIGGSQIFTEMNIMTPTGGPEYASASVVFYIWQKAFGSFQMGYASAMAVVLGVFIFVVTLIQFRMNEKQSFDVD